In Frondihabitans sp. PAMC 28766, a genomic segment contains:
- a CDS encoding family 43 glycosylhydrolase: MLRSHTRRHTTIVVAALAAFGLLAAPVTSAAGATPAHSAPPTSAGHSAAPPAPGHSAPTVAPTHQNPMALTLPDGQTAASCADPTALHGATRGDPYWYLYCTSDALTATEKNADGSLVQHIVPTYRSLDLTHWTYVDDAFTPASKPTWVGAANGIWAPDVLYRDGRYFMYYAASDTPGADGAATGGGSAVGLATSTSPTGPWTDSGGPVVAPQEAANGTGERWEFDPEVISWHGASYVYFGSYFGGVNVRQLTADGTRSLPATEKPIAIDNRYEGTYLMQHDGWWYFMGSATNCCNGSLTGYGVFVARSRSPLGPFLDQDGASILSTRVGGTPLLAQNGNRWVGTGHNTVVTDFAGQSWIIYHAVDQSDPYYAGQPGYTKRPVLIDPLDWKNGWPIVRGGAGPSDTVQAGPAAQPGERASYRPRFVADDQPGRVDGAASTTFDGSTLPTALTWTRQPAESTYSVSGGAFRWQTQDADIHPPTTPLASVLAEAAPHGDYVVETRVAVNTPATGDGLNYVQGGLIVYGDDGNYVRLTSNSIFDTRQTEFGKEVTPVPAGSPNYGNMVVGPVGSSTTLRIAHRLVGGTDEYTAYTSVDGRHFVKGGTWDAALGSHPRIGLISLGGAGYTSTFSYLKVSALAR; this comes from the coding sequence ATGCTTCGATCACACACTCGCCGGCACACCACGATCGTGGTTGCCGCTCTTGCTGCCTTCGGCCTGCTCGCCGCCCCGGTCACGTCGGCCGCCGGCGCGACACCCGCGCACTCGGCACCGCCGACCTCCGCCGGGCACTCGGCTGCGCCGCCCGCGCCCGGGCACTCGGCGCCGACCGTCGCCCCGACTCACCAAAACCCGATGGCCCTCACGCTGCCCGACGGCCAGACCGCCGCCAGCTGCGCCGACCCGACGGCGCTTCACGGCGCCACGCGGGGCGACCCCTACTGGTACCTCTACTGCACGAGCGACGCCCTGACGGCGACCGAGAAGAACGCCGACGGGTCGCTCGTGCAGCACATCGTGCCGACCTACCGGTCGCTCGACCTGACGCACTGGACGTACGTCGACGATGCGTTCACCCCGGCGTCCAAGCCCACCTGGGTCGGGGCTGCCAACGGCATCTGGGCGCCCGACGTGCTCTATCGCGACGGCCGGTACTTCATGTACTACGCCGCAAGCGACACTCCTGGGGCGGACGGCGCGGCCACGGGCGGCGGCTCCGCTGTCGGCCTCGCGACCAGCACCAGCCCCACCGGCCCCTGGACGGACTCGGGCGGCCCCGTCGTCGCCCCGCAGGAGGCCGCGAACGGCACCGGCGAGCGCTGGGAGTTCGACCCCGAGGTGATCAGCTGGCACGGCGCCTCGTACGTCTACTTCGGCAGCTACTTCGGGGGTGTCAACGTGCGGCAGCTGACCGCGGACGGGACTCGCTCGCTGCCTGCGACCGAGAAGCCGATCGCGATCGACAACCGGTACGAGGGCACCTACCTGATGCAGCACGACGGCTGGTGGTATTTCATGGGGTCGGCGACGAACTGCTGCAACGGCTCCCTGACGGGCTACGGCGTCTTCGTGGCGCGGTCGCGGAGCCCCCTCGGGCCGTTCCTCGACCAGGACGGTGCCTCGATCCTGAGCACCCGCGTCGGCGGCACGCCGCTCTTGGCCCAGAACGGCAATCGCTGGGTGGGTACCGGTCACAACACCGTCGTGACGGACTTCGCCGGGCAGAGCTGGATCATCTACCATGCGGTCGACCAGAGCGATCCCTACTACGCCGGGCAGCCCGGCTACACGAAGCGGCCCGTGCTCATCGATCCGCTCGACTGGAAGAACGGCTGGCCGATCGTTCGCGGGGGCGCGGGGCCGTCCGACACCGTGCAGGCGGGCCCTGCGGCTCAGCCCGGTGAACGGGCGTCGTACCGACCGCGATTCGTGGCAGACGACCAGCCGGGGCGCGTCGACGGTGCGGCCTCGACGACGTTCGACGGAAGCACGCTGCCCACTGCGCTGACGTGGACCCGCCAGCCCGCGGAGTCGACGTACTCGGTCTCGGGCGGTGCCTTCCGCTGGCAGACGCAGGATGCCGACATCCACCCGCCGACGACGCCGCTCGCCTCGGTGCTCGCGGAGGCCGCGCCGCACGGCGACTACGTCGTCGAGACTCGGGTGGCCGTCAACACCCCGGCCACCGGCGACGGCCTCAACTACGTGCAGGGCGGCCTCATCGTCTACGGCGACGACGGCAACTACGTGCGGCTGACGTCCAACTCGATCTTCGACACGCGCCAGACCGAGTTCGGCAAGGAGGTGACGCCGGTGCCCGCAGGATCACCGAACTACGGCAACATGGTCGTCGGCCCGGTCGGCTCGTCGACCACCCTCCGCATCGCGCACCGGCTCGTCGGCGGCACCGACGAGTACACCGCCTATACGAGCGTCGACGGCCGACACTTCGTCAAGGGCGGCACGTGGGATGCGGCCCTCGGCTCGCACCCGCGCATCGGCCTCATCTCGCTCGGCGGCGCCGGCTACACCAGCACCTTCTCGTACCTGAAGGTCAGCGCGCTCGCGCGCTGA
- a CDS encoding helix-turn-helix transcriptional regulator → MLMSPYGDTWSEGLMYTMRETSALVRELRDQRGLTQSQLASLSHVSRSFVADVEAGKPSIEAGKLMDVFQALGFELALRDNVSGEVRW, encoded by the coding sequence ATGCTAATGTCTCCGTACGGCGACACCTGGAGCGAGGGCCTGATGTACACGATGCGCGAAACGTCCGCTCTCGTTCGCGAACTCCGTGACCAGCGCGGCCTGACGCAATCCCAGCTCGCAAGCCTGTCGCATGTCTCTCGCTCGTTCGTCGCCGACGTCGAGGCCGGCAAGCCCAGCATCGAGGCGGGCAAGCTGATGGATGTCTTCCAGGCCCTCGGGTTCGAGCTGGCGCTTCGCGACAACGTATCGGGCGAGGTGCGCTGGTGA
- a CDS encoding sodium:proton antiporter produces the protein MELLIFGVLGVLAIAAATAFGPRIGIATPLLLVLFGIGLSLVPALPNLVINPDWILVGVLPPLLYSSSVAMPAMNFRREFGAIGGLSVVLVIVSSVIIGVFFHLLIPGLSLSWGIALGAIVSPTDAVATSIIKKVGVSPRAVAILEGESLLNDATALVILKSAIVAAGAAFSIGGAIGTFFYSVAVAVAIGWAAGLLNLLVRKRVKDATVNTVISFAVPCVASIPAEMLRSSGLVAAVVAGLVTGTLAPRLLSPQHRLSDSQNWGTVEVVLEGALFLVTGLQMSGLASQLVGESTGVASAIGIAAGALLLTVLIRAGYVSLLLGLLRTRTRRGANMKEQLVSMQQRLDSGNALSWNESRQLDALEASATTTGDEEDARRLKEIQQAQDAHDEQARQRQEEEQLLGGGPRGGESQGADSQGSESQGSESQGAGSARRARRIERGAGARRASRRGRPLPDEGALARVRKRVVRGLADIEYFLQEQLGWKEGSIIVWAGMRGAVTLAAAETLPTGHDSPPHRALLVFIAFVVAAGSLLVQGGTIGWLVRLIKPATQDPDVALAERTKLFEMMRATANEALDGADPSTLDRDGRLRILTAQRNALLDARDDGTYSADMLSYVLEALDADWIAISMRGGPGT, from the coding sequence ATGGAACTGCTGATCTTCGGGGTGCTGGGCGTGCTCGCGATCGCCGCGGCAACGGCATTCGGCCCGCGGATCGGCATCGCGACGCCCCTGCTGCTCGTGCTGTTCGGCATCGGCCTCAGCCTCGTGCCCGCTCTTCCCAACCTCGTGATCAACCCCGACTGGATCCTGGTGGGGGTGCTCCCACCGCTGCTCTACTCGTCGTCGGTGGCGATGCCGGCGATGAACTTCCGGCGGGAGTTCGGGGCGATCGGCGGTCTGAGCGTCGTGCTCGTGATCGTCAGCTCGGTCATCATCGGCGTCTTCTTTCACCTGCTGATCCCGGGCCTGTCGCTGTCGTGGGGCATCGCCCTCGGCGCGATCGTCAGCCCGACCGACGCGGTGGCGACCTCGATCATCAAGAAGGTCGGGGTCTCGCCGCGCGCCGTCGCCATTCTCGAGGGCGAGAGCCTGCTCAACGACGCGACGGCGCTCGTGATCCTGAAGTCGGCGATCGTCGCGGCCGGCGCCGCCTTCTCGATCGGCGGGGCGATCGGCACGTTCTTCTACTCTGTCGCCGTCGCCGTCGCGATCGGCTGGGCCGCGGGTCTCCTCAACCTCCTGGTGCGCAAGCGGGTGAAGGATGCGACGGTCAACACCGTCATCTCGTTCGCCGTGCCATGCGTGGCCTCGATCCCGGCCGAGATGCTGAGATCGTCGGGCCTCGTGGCGGCCGTCGTCGCCGGGCTCGTGACCGGCACGCTGGCGCCGCGTCTGCTCAGCCCGCAGCATCGCCTGTCCGACTCGCAGAACTGGGGCACCGTCGAGGTCGTGCTCGAGGGCGCGCTCTTCCTGGTGACCGGCCTGCAGATGTCAGGGCTGGCGTCGCAGCTGGTGGGCGAGTCGACCGGTGTGGCAAGCGCCATCGGGATCGCGGCGGGGGCGCTGCTGCTGACCGTCCTGATCCGGGCCGGCTATGTGAGCCTGCTGCTCGGGCTGCTGCGCACCCGCACCAGGCGCGGCGCGAACATGAAAGAGCAGCTCGTGTCGATGCAGCAGCGCCTCGACTCGGGTAACGCCCTCAGCTGGAACGAGAGCCGGCAGCTCGACGCCCTCGAGGCGAGCGCCACAACCACGGGCGACGAGGAGGACGCGCGGCGGCTGAAGGAGATCCAGCAGGCGCAGGACGCCCACGACGAGCAAGCGCGACAGCGGCAGGAGGAGGAGCAGCTGCTGGGGGGCGGGCCCCGAGGCGGCGAGTCGCAGGGCGCCGACTCGCAGGGCAGCGAGTCGCAAGGCAGCGAGTCGCAAGGCGCCGGCAGCGCGCGACGAGCGCGGCGCATCGAGCGAGGGGCCGGGGCCCGCCGGGCCAGCCGGCGAGGGCGCCCCCTGCCCGACGAGGGCGCCCTCGCGCGAGTGCGCAAGCGCGTGGTCCGCGGGCTCGCCGACATCGAGTACTTCCTCCAAGAGCAGCTCGGCTGGAAGGAAGGGTCGATCATCGTCTGGGCAGGCATGCGCGGGGCCGTGACGTTGGCCGCCGCCGAGACGCTGCCGACCGGCCACGACTCCCCGCCGCACCGCGCGCTGCTCGTGTTCATCGCGTTCGTCGTCGCTGCCGGGTCGCTGCTCGTGCAGGGCGGCACCATCGGCTGGCTCGTCAGGCTGATCAAGCCGGCCACGCAGGATCCCGACGTGGCGCTCGCCGAACGCACCAAGCTCTTCGAGATGATGCGCGCCACGGCGAACGAAGCCCTCGACGGCGCCGACCCGTCGACGCTCGATCGCGACGGCCGCCTCAGAATCTTGACGGCGCAGCGGAACGCGCTGCTCGACGCGCGCGACGACGGCACCTACTCGGCCGACATGCTGAGCTACGTGCTCGAGGCGCTCGACGCCGACTGGATCGCGATCAGCATGCGCGGCGGCCCGGGCACCTGA